In the Quercus lobata isolate SW786 chromosome 5, ValleyOak3.0 Primary Assembly, whole genome shotgun sequence genome, one interval contains:
- the LOC115988335 gene encoding berberine bridge enzyme-like 14, which translates to MKDSTIALLSLFLIFFFPVSWTTSASTSVQDNFIQCLNNASNAQPFCIEFHTPNNSSFATVLQSYKRNRRFDTPTTPKPAVVVTAAHESDVQGTVVCAKKVGIELRIRSGGHDYEGVSYVSQVPFVILDMSNLRSIEIDIENGTAWFQAGAILGEIYYAIANKSKNHAFPAGVCPGLGAGGHISGGGYGNLLRKYGVATDHVIDAQIVDAKGQILNRKTMGHDLFWALRGGGASSFGVILSWKVKLVRVPDTVTVFKVNRTLEQGATDIVAQWTQVVDKLPNEMFMRVWLKTVNGSHAGEKTIQALFVGMFLGGAKELVELMNNRLPKFGLQQSDAIEMSWIESVVFWADKPLGTPIEVLLERATKPAIFLKRKSDFVKEPISNAGLEAIWKTMIELEDVAMLWNPYGGVMNKISENKTAYPHRAGNIFKIQYATNWMDEGIEARNLYLNKTRKLFEFMTPYVSKNPREAFLNYRDLDIGTSSNGDYEEAKVYGIKYFKGNFDELVRVKTNVDPDNFFRNEQSIPTLPSCKL; encoded by the coding sequence ATGAAGGATTCAACAATTGCATTACTGTCactatttttaatctttttcttccCAGTTTCATGGACAACTTCAGCTTCAACTTCAGTGCAAGACAACTTCATACAATGCCTTAACAATGCATCAAATGCTCAACCATTTTGCATTGAGTTTCACACACCAAATAATTCCTCATTTGCAACTGTTTTGCAATCATACAAAAGAAACCGAAGATTTGACACGCCTACAACACCTAAACCGGCTGTTGTTGTGACTGCTGCACACGAATCCGACGTGCAAGGAACTGTTGTTTGTGCTAAAAAGGTTGGGATCGAGCTCCGAATACGAAGCGGAGGTCACGATTACGAAGGCGTTTCTTATGTATCACAAGTCCCTTTTGTGATACTTGACATGTCTAATCTTCGATCTATCGAGATAGACATAGAGAATGGAACTGCATGGTTTCAAGCTGGTGCTATTCTCGGTGAAATATATTATGCAATTGCGAACAAAAGCAAGAACCACGCTTTTCCTGCTGGTGTTTGCCCTGGTTTAGGTGCTGGTGGCCATATTAGTGGAGGTGGCTATGGAAACTTGTTGCGAAAATATGGGGTCGCAACTGACCATGTTATTGATGCACAAATTGTTGATGCAAAGGGTCAAATTCTCAATAGAAAGACAATGGGACATGATCTATTCTGGGCTCTTAGAGGAGGAGGTGCTTCTAGTTTTGGTGTCATTCTTTCATGGAAAGTCAAGTTGGTTCGAGTCCCAGACACCGTGACTGTTTTTAAAGTGAATAGGACATTGGAACAAGGTGCAACTGACATTGTGGCACAATGGACCCAAGTTGTGGATAAGCTACCAAACGAAATGTTCATGAGAGTGTGGCTTAAAACCGTGAATGGAAGTCATGCGGGTGAGAAGACTATACAGGCACTATTCGTTGGTATGTTTCTTGGTGGAGCCAAAGAACTAGTGGAATTGATGAACAACAGGTTACCTAAATTTGGTCTCCAACAAAGTGATGCTATTGAAATGAGTTGGATTGAATCGGTTGTGTTTTGGGCAGACAAGCCACTTGGTACTCCGATTGAGGTTCTACTTGAAAGGGCAACTAAGCCAGCAATATTTTTGAAGCGTAAATCTGACTTTGTGAAAGAGCCAATTTCGAATGCCGGATTAGAAGCTATATGGAAGACCATGATTGAACTTGAGGATGTGGCAATGTTATGGAATCCTTATGGGGGAGTAATGAATAAGATTTCTGAGAATAAAACTGCATACCCTCATCGAGCAGGTAACATTTTCAAGATTCAGTATGCAACGAATTGGATGGATGAAGGGATTGAAGCTAGAAACCTCTACTTGAATAAAACAAGGAAGCTTTTTGAATTTATGACTCCTTATGTCTCCAAGAACCCAAGGGAGGCTTTTCTTAACTATCGTGATCTTGATATTGGTACCAGTTCCAATGGTGACTACGAGGAAGCAAAGGTTTATGGAATAAAGTATTTCAAGGGTAACTTTGACGAGTTGGTTCGTGTGAAGACAAATGTTGATCCTGACAATTTCTTCAGAAATGAACAAAGTATTCCAACTCTTCCATCTTGCAAGCTGTAG